The region TCCGCCCCAATCCCGGTCTGGCGGATCTGAGCTATGCCCTGCACGTCAACGAGATCCCCATGTCCCGGGGCAAGCTGGAGCGGGGCATGGTCCTGGTCCGGGACACCCGTGAAAATTTGGGCATGCTCGGCGTGGAGGTCAAGGAGGGCGAACGCTTTCTGCCGGACGTGGAGCCGTTGTGGGTGCCCGAGGCCCAGAGCGCGCGTCTGTCCCGCGTAGGCATCGCCTGCATGAGTCACGCGCGCATCCTGGCCTACCATCTGTCCCTGATTTTGTCCCGGCACGCCTCGTCCTTTCTGGGCCTGCAGGAAACCAAATACCTGTTGGACCGCATGGAGGAACGCGCCCCGGATCTGGTGCGCGAGGCCACGCGCCTCATGCCGGTGCAGCGCATCGCCGAGATCTTCCAGCGTCTGGTGCAGGAGCAGGTTTCCATCCGCGACCTGCGCGGCATTTTGGAGGCGCTGGTGGAATGGAGCCCCAAGGAAAAGGACACGGTCATGCTCGCGGAGTACGTGCGCATGGCTCTCAAACGTCAGATCAGCTATATGTATTCCAAGGGCCAGAACATGCTTCCGGCCATTCTCATGGAGCCGGTCGTGGAGGAAACCATCCGCAAGGCCATCCGGCAGACCTCGGCCGGCGCTTTTCTGGCCCTGGACCCGGAAACCACCCGCAAATTCATGCAGGCCGTGAATGACGCCGCCGGCCGGTATCGCACCAGCACCCAGAAGCCCGTTTTGGTCGTGTCCATGGATATCCGCCGCTATGTGCGGCGGCTGATCGAGGGGGAGCATTACGGGCTGGCCGTGGTGTCCTACCAGGAAATCACCCCGGAAATTTCGGTCCAGCCCGTGAACAGGATTCGCCTGTAGGCCCCGGCCCTCGGCGCGCAAGGAGGACGGATGGAAGCCACGGCCATGAACTATACCGTGCAGGCCCTGTACCTGGTGCTCATGCTTTCCCTGCCGCCCATCGTGGTGGCCTCGGTGGTGGGCATCATCTTCAGTCTGATCCAGGCCATTACCCAGCTCCAGGAACAAACCCTGTCCTTTGGGGTCAAGCTCATCGCGGTCATCGTGACTCTGTTTGTCATGGGTGGCTGGCTGTGCGGGGAGATATTGCGGTATTCAAAGGAAATATTTGATAACTTTTACCTTCTTTAGCCGCGAACAGGGGAATGGCGGATGAATCTGGAAGCCTTTTTCCAGGAACTCCACGTCATGGATCACCTGCTGGCCGTGCTTCTGGGCATGCCGCGTTTGTTCATGATCATGCAGACGGTCCCGTTTCTGGGGGGGCAGATCGTCACCGGGCAGATTCGCGTGGCCGTGGCCTTTGCCTGCTATCTTTTCCTGCATCCCCTGGTCGTGGACCAGATCGACGCCCCCCAGGTTCTCAGCGCGGCGGTCGCGGGGCGTCTGGCCCTGATCGTGTTCAAGGAAAGCTTGCTGGGCTTTTTCATGGGATTTTTGGCCGGAATGCTGTTTTGGGCCGTGCAATGCGCGGGATTTTTCATCGACAACCAGCGTGGCGCGTCCATGGCGTCGGGGGCCGATCCCCTGTCCGGAGAAGAAACCTCGCCGCTGGGGTCGCTTCTTTTCCAGTGCGCGGTTTTTGTGTTTTTTTCCGGGGGCGCGTTTTTGGCCTTTGTCACCCTGGTTTTTTCCAGCTACGAGCTTTGGCCCGTGGCGGAGCTGCTCCCGGTCGGCGTGTTCGCGGGGACCACGGATATCCCGCTGTTTTTCGCCGGTCGCGTGGCCTGGCTCATGACCACCATGATCCTGCTCTCGGCGCCCATTGTCGCCGCCTGCCTGCTCACGGACATGTCCCTTGGCCTCATCAACCGCTTCGCGGCCCAGCTCAACGTCTATATCCTCGGCATGCCCATCAAGAGCGCCCTGGCGGCCCTGCTTTTGTTTTTGTCCTTTGGCCTTTTGCTGATCCAGATCGGCGGCCTTTTCGATACCATCGACCACGATCTGACCATCCTCGGGCGGTTGTTGCATGAGTGAGAAGACCGAACAACCCACCCCCAAGCGCCTGCGCGAGGCGCGGGAAAAGGGGGATGTCTGCAAGAGTCAGGATGTTCCGGCGGCCCTGTCGGTGTTGGCCATTGCCGTCTATCTGGTGGCCATGAGCGAATCCATTTACGAGACCCTGGCCACCATGACGGAAACGCCGATGATCCTCATGAGCCAGCCCTTCGCCCAGGCCCTGCCCCAGGCCGCCGATGTCATGGTCGCGTGCTTCATGAAGCTGGTTCTGCCGGTCCTCGCCCTGGTCATGGCCACGTCCATCGCTTCCAATATGGCCCAGGTCGGCGTTTTGTTCGCTTTCAAAAGCGCCATGCCCAAGCTGGAGAACGTGAGCCCCTCGAAATGGTTCCAGAAAGTGTTCTCCATCAAGAACGCCGTGGAATTTTTGAAGAACGTGCTGAAAGTCGTGGTCTTGTCCTGGGTGGTCTGGAAGGTCATGTCCGCGCATCTGGGGACGTTGTTTCGCATTCCCGATGGAAACATCGGCCATTTGTGGACCGTTTTGGGCGAGGCCATGCGCGACCTGCTTTATGCCGCGGCCGGGGCGTTTTGCGTCATCGCCGCCGTGGATTATCTTTTTCAGCGTTGGCAATACACCAAGCAGCACATGATGAGCAAGGACGAGGTCAAACGCGAATACAAGGAGATGGAGGGCGACCCCATGATCAAGGGCAAGCGCAAGCAGCTGCATCAGGAGCTGTTGGCCCAGAACAGCCTGGGCAACGTGCGCAAGGCCAAGGTGCTGGTCACCAACCCGACCCATTACGCGGTGGCCCTGGACTACGACAAGGACAAGACGCCCCTGCCGGTCATTCTGGCCAAGGGCGAGGGGCTTTTGGCCCAACGCATGATGGAAGTGGCCCGCGAGGAGGGCATTCCCATCATGCGGAACGCGCCGCTGGCGCGCGGGCTTTTCGATCACGGCACGGAAAACGCGTACATCCCCAAGGATCTCATCGGCCCGGTGGCCGAGGTCCTGCGGTGGGTGCAGACGCTCAAACGCGACTGAGAGAGAACCATTGAAACGACAAGCACATGGCGCGGACGTCGCGCCGACGGAATTTTTAACGACCTTGATCGATCTGTGCGATGACCTGGCCTGGGGGCGGCCCGCCAGCGAGGACAAGCTCTACGCCCTGACCCGGCCGGACGCCGGGCCCGAGGAATTCGTGCGTCTGGCCGAGGCCTTCGGCATGATGCTGGTCAAGGTCGCGGGGCGGGAATTTCATCGCGAGGAGCTCATCGCCCAACTCAAGACCCGCAATGCCGAGCTGGAAGAGGCCCGGGCATTGCTGGCGCGGCGTAACGAGCATCTGATGCAGACCGTCCAGGACACCTATCAGGCCCGCAGAATCATCGGCAATTGCGAGGCCATGCGCCGGGTCGTGAACTTGGTGCTGTCCATTGCCCGACGGCCCATCAACACGGTCATTCTCGGGCCCACGGGATCGGGTAAGGAAGTCGTGGCGAAGATGATGCACTACAACTCGCCGCGCCGGGAAGGGCCGTTCGTGGCCGTCAATTGCACGGCCATTCCCGAGAATCTTTTTGAAAGCGAGATGTTTGGCATCGAGAAGGGCGCGGCCACGGGCGTGGGGTTCAAGCGCGGATTGGTGGAGGAGGCCAGCGGCGGAACGCTGTTTCTGGACGAAATCGGCGACATGAGCCTGCCGCATCAGGCCAAGCTGTTGCGCGTGCTGGAAGAAGGCGAGGTGCAGCGGGTCGGACGCAACAAGCCGTTGCCCGTGGACATCAAGATCGTCGCCGCGACCAATGTCGGTCTGGAAGAGGCGGTGCGGGACGGCCGTTTCCGGTCGGATCTGTACTACCGCGTCAACGTGGCCGAGGTGCGGTTGCCGCCCCTGCGCGAGCGTGGCGAGGACATTTTGCTCCTGGCCCAGCATTTTCTGGAGCGGCATTGCCAGCACATGGGACGGCCACGCCTGACGATCACGGAACGGGCGCGCGCGGCCCTGATGCGGCACGACTGGCCCGGCAACGTGCGCGAATTGAACAACGAGATGGAGCGCGCCGCCTCGCTCACGATTTCGGACCGGGTCGATGCCGAGGATCTTTCCCCGCGCGTCCTGGACGGTTCCAAACGTGGTGGCGGCCTTCCGGTGCCGCTGCATTGTTCCGATGCTGGCGCGTCGGTGTCTCCATCCATGACGCTGGCGCCGGCTGGGGAGGACGCGGTTTTCAACCTGCAACGCGTGGAACGCGATGTGGTTGTCGCGGCCTTGGAACGATGCGCTGGAAACAAAACCAAAGCTTCGGAATTGTTGGGTATTACCCGCGAGGGGCTGCGCAAGAAGCTCCTGCGGCTGGGAATGGCCGAGTAAGACATGATCATTTCGCTACGGACTAAACTCTTTTCCCTTGTCGTGACGGCCATTGCCCTGACGGCCGTTCCCATCATCCTGCTGACCAACCACGAATTGCGGGACATGAGTCTCAAGCGGGAACGGGAGTCCTTTGGCAACATTGTCGTCTTGGTCGAGGACACCATCGGCTCCCGCTACCTGAGCATGCTGACCAACAACATTCTCGGGGTCTTGCAGCTCAAGAACCAGCTCCGGCAGATGGCCTCGCTGGTCCGAACCACCTGGCTGGACATGGCGTCCCTGCCGGATGGAACCGGAAGGCGGATCATCGGCGGCTGGACCCAGCCCCTACTGTCGTTTGGCATGCATCTGGATTTGTTCAAAACCTCCGGGGGGCATGTCTTGGGCAGTCCCCTGATCCGGCAATTGGCCGTTGATCCAGGGCGCACGGATTTGAAGGGCCGTCCCATCCGGACCATGCTCGATTCCCGGCGCCTGCCGCCCGAGGGCATGTTCGCGGTGTTTGATTTGGTCCAGGATCTGACGGACAGTCAGGAGCAGCATCTCGGTCCGCTGCTGGTCTTTTTTCTTCCCATTCCGGAGCGGGGGACGGTTGTCGCCTTGGCCTCGCGGCTCACGAACATGGTCCAGGCGGCGGCCATGGCCGAGGAAAGCATCATCCAGGGAACCCAGGAAAAGCTCGATACCTTGCAAGTACACGAGAATGGGTTTGTCGCCCTCGTGTCCGGAGATGGCCGGACCCTGGCCCACAAAGGACACGCCCTGGGCCGGGAACCCGGCTTCATCCCGCGGGAAGGTCTTGAACAGGCCCGTGCCAAGGGCTTTGTGGATTTCGTGCGCGACAATGATGGCAGCGGTTCGTCCACTGTTTTTCGGATTGCGTATTTCAAGGCCCTGGATTGGTATATCGTGGCGTCCGTGCCGCGCGAGGCCATGGAGGCGCCGGCCCGGAACCTGATGCGGCGCATGGCCGGGTTGGCCGTGATTTCGGCGGCGTTGAGCTTGTTGGGCATGCTCGCGGTCACGATCCGGGTGGTCAAGCCGTTGCGAACCCTGACCAGACAGGCCAAGGCCCTGGCCGGTGTCGATCTGGCCCTGGCCGGCGGCGTGACGGAATCCCCGCTGCTGGCCTTGGCCCGGGAACTCCCGTCCGGTCAGCGCGACGAAGTCGGCACCCTGGCCACGGCCTTTGGCGACATGGGACGGGCCTTGGATCAGAATATCCGCTCCCTGATGGAGACGACCACCGCCAAGGAGCGCATGGAAGGCGAATTGAACGCGGCCAGGGATATCCAGATGGGCATTTTGCCGGCTCCCGGGGCGCCAACGCATCCGGGCTGTCTGGTGGCGTCCTTTCTGGAGCCCGCCAAGGAAGTGGGCGGGGACCTGTTCGATTTTTTTCAGGCCGCCGACGGTCGTCAGGCCTTGGTCATCGGGGACGTGTCCGACAAGGGCGTGCCCGCGGCCCTGTTCATGTCCATGACCGTGACCCTGGTCCGCTACGCCCTGGCCCAGACCTCGGACCCGGCCGAGGCCATGACCCGCATCAACGACCGCTTGAGCGAGAACAATCCGGGGTGCATGTTCGTGACGCTGTTCATCGGTCTGTTCGATCCGGCCACGGGCGAACTGGAATATGCCAATGGCGGGCATTGCCAGCCCCTGGCCGTGAACCGGGCTGGCGATGTCCGCGTCCTGGAAGGCATGAGCGGTCCGGTGGTCGGGGCCATGTCCGGCCTGCCGTATGCGCCGCACCGAATGGTCCTGGCGCCGGACGAGACCTGTCTGCTGTATTCGGACGGCGTATCCGAGGCCATGGACGAACAGCACCGCCTGTTCGGAGAGGAGCGGATCGGGGATTTGCTCGCCGCGCATCCGGGTGTTTCCCCCCAAGGTATCTTGGAGTTGCTGCGCGCGGCCATTGTCCAACATCGGGGCACGGCGCCCCAATCCGACGACATCACCATGCTGTGTTTTGGACGGAATCCGCGAGCCTGAACCTATCGGGGCCGGACAATGACACCGCGCCAGCGCGCGGCCACGCGGTCGAGTTCCGTTGCCCAGCCCACGGGTCGCGACGCGGCCGGAACATAATCCCGGTACCAGGAAGACAGGCTCAGTGGCAGGACATCGGCCAGGGTCAGGCGGGAAAGCTGGAGCAGGTGGTCGCGGTCCAGACCACCGGCGGCGGTCAGTTCGACGGTTCCGGCCGGAAAAAGTCCTGATTCCGACTCGATCCGCACGCCCAGGGGCAGGGCCGCCAGCGGGTTGTGAATGGCCAGGGCCGCCTTGTCCTGACCGTTCATGACAGCCAGGACGCCCCGGATCATGGCCGGCAGATAGTCGGCCAGAAAAATACCGCCAAAACAGCGCAAGCCGTGGTCCAGGGTCAGGCTGGCATAGGACGTGAACAGGCTGGGAACGATCCGTCCCCCGGCCAGGGCGGAGCGCAGCGCGTCCGGGCGCAGCGGGATGCGGATGTTCTTGTATTCAAGACAGACCTCGCTCCCAGGGCCCTGGCCCAGGCGCAGGGGACAACGCCGTCCCTGCTGGTCGGCCAGCCAGAAAAAAATGGTTCCGGCGCGACCGGTACGGCCCAGGGCCAGCCCGTTGACGGCCTCGGTTTTCCAGCAACCACGCACTCCGGCCAATCCTTCGAGAACGCGGGACCGGATTTCGGGGTCGAACACAACCCGGTGCATGACCGAATCCGTCCTGTCCAAATCGCGATCGAGCAATCCACTGACCAGATGTTCCATTTCCAAATAAATCACCAGCGGCCGTGACGCCTGGGCATAACGGGCGGCGCACAGGGACGCGTTGGCGCGGGTGACTTGGGCGCCAAACGTCGGCAGGTCCAGGATGTCGCGGCGCAGCACATGTTTGTCCATGATTTCATCGACCGCGTCCCGTTCCCAGGGCGTCAATGCCTGCCAGCGGCCGTGGGCCCATTGCGCGCGCATGGCCCCGAGGCCATCCGGATCGAGCGCTGGCGCGTGTCCGGTCATGACGTCCTGAAGGGCGCTGGGAAAGAAGGGCAGGCGCAGGGGGGCGCCGGTGGTCGCATCCTGGCGCGCGAGCATGAGTCCCCTGGGGTAGGTCTGGCTTTGCAGGGAAACACTGGAACAGGACAGGATGGGCACGACCGGAGGCGTCGGATTTGTCGGGCATCGCGGCGCGAGCAGGTCGCCCAGGGCGAAGAAATGGATCGCCTGGACCATTTCCGGAAAGCATTCCACGGCGTGGTAGTTGGCCGAGAGCACGGACGGGGATCTGGTCAGGCGCTGGGTCAGGGCGTCGGCGGCCGCGTCGCCAAGGACCGGCGCGACCATGGATTCGGCGCGGTCGAGCAGGGCTTTGGAAACCCTGGCCCCGGCCGGCGCCATGAACCGGGTGGCGATGTCGCCCAGGGTCAGCCCGTCCCAAGCCCGGAGCAGCGGTGGCAAATGTCCCAGCTTGGACCAGAGGGGACGCAGGAATGGATCGTCGAGCAGCGTTTCCATGGCGTCAGTTCCCGCGCCGGCCTTGGCCAAGAAGGGCAAGGATCAGGCTTGTCGCGGCCATGCCCGTGGCCATGACGGCCAGCCCGGCGTCGCGGCCCTGGATGGCGATGATCAGGCCCAGGGTGATGGGGCCGAGAACCTGGCCCAGCCGCTCGACCACGTTGTAGATGCCCATGGCCCGGCCCGCGCCGAAACGCGTCGTGGCCGGCAATTCCAGGGCGTGGGCGCCCTGAGCGTTGGACAGGATGGCGTTGGCGATCCCAAGGAGGGTGACGGCGGCGATGGCGGCCGGGATCCCGTCCAGAATCAGCAGGACCGCGACGCCGGCGGCCGCGATGACGCCGGCCAGGGCCAGGAGGAGGTCCTTTCTTTGGGATTTGTCGACCAGCCGCCCGAAGAGCGGGCCCAGATAGACGATGACCAACGGAAAGATCATGGTCACGCGGCCGATATCGGCCGGGCTGGCCCCGCCCATGTTCAGGGACACGGGCAGGAAAAATTGGAACAGGCAGACCGTGACAAAGGCGCCGGGAATGATGTTCAGGAAGAGCAGGGCCGCCATGCGCCGATCGAAAATGAACGACATGGTTTCACCAAGGCTGGGCAGGGACGGCCGGGCCGAGGTCGGGGCGGGCGTCTGCTGGGGTGGCAGAATCCGCCACAGAACCAGGCCCGTCAGCGTCATCAGCGCGGCCGCGACCAGGAACGCGCCGGCATAGCCGAGACGGTCGGCGATGAGGCCGCCGCTGGCGCTGCCGCACAGGGCGCCGGCGAAAAGCCCGGCAAAGACGGCCGCCAGATTTCCGGCCCGTTGGTCCGGGCGGGAGTTGGCCAGAACAAAAACCTGGGCCGCCAGGTTGAGCAGGCCGTAGCCGGCTCCAGCCACGCCGCGCGAGGCGATGTAGGGCAGGGCGTCGGTGCTCATGCCGCTACCCAGGTTGCCCAGGGCGACCAGGACGGTTCCGGTGACGAGCAGGGGGCGCCAGCCCGCGCGCTCGCTCCAGAAGCCGCCAGCCATGATGGCCAGCCCGACCATGAACATCTCGAAGGACACGGGCAGGCCCATGATCACGTCGTGAGGCAGGCCAAACAGGAACGGATTGAGTTCGCCCAGACGCAAGGGCACGAAAGACAGGGACATGTCGATGGCGAACATGCACGCGAAAATGACCGGCCGCATGAACCCGGCCGAGGCCGCCATGGGCTGGAGCCGTTGATTCGCCCGACGCTTTTCCCGCAGAATGAGCAGGTTGGTCAGCTCCACGAGAAAAAGGATGGCGACCACGGTCATGGTCAGGGTGTCCAGGGTGATGGCCCGGATGTTGGCCGAAACCGCCAGGGGGGACATGAGCACCCGGACCGAGCCAGCCTGGATGTCGCCGACGCCAAAGGGGATGTCTGTTGTCAGGGAGGCTTGTTCCAGGGGCGCCCAGCGGGACGTTTCAATGGGTCCGGCCGCGTCGGCCGCGTGCAGTCGTTGTCCCTTGGCGTCCAGGATGGCCACTCCCAGGGATTCCGGCAGGAAGCGTTGCAAGCCGGCCAGATATTCCGTTGCTGGCGGGATTTTTTCCAGATCCAGGCCCAGATTGAGCAGATGTTCCATTTCTCCGGCCACGTGGCGGCCCAGTTGGTGCGCCACGGCGTCCAGGTGGGTTTCATTCATGACCCGCAGGGGTTTGAGCATGGCGGCGCTGAAAAGAAGCTGGCTGGCGAGCAGGGGAAGGATCAGGGCCACGTAGACCCGTTTTTCGGACAAGGCCGTGCTGGACCTATCCTTTCCGCGTCGCGCGGTCAGCCCCAGGGCGACCAGGAGCAGGCAGGCGCCGGTAGTGATCGCGCCCAGAAGGCGCACGTTGTCGCGCAAAACGCGCCACGCCTGTTCCGAGCGCTTGTCGTCGTTCAGACCCAGGAGGACACGTCCGACCGTGTGCCCGTCCCGGTCCAGAAGCGGCCGGGCCAGCCACAGGCTTCCGTCCTGGGAAAATTCATGAATGCCCTCGCGCAGCAGCCGGGGTTGCATGGGCATCGGGAACGTGACGCCCTTGGGCCAGCCCCAGCCGTCAAGCACGGTACCGTCGGCCCTGAGGACGAGCAGTGCGTCCGTCTCCGTGTCCGCGTAGGCGGCCAGCAATTGGTCGAGGTGGGCGATGCGTTCCGGCGCCTTGCCCATCCGGGTCATGCGTCCGAGCCGGTTCGCCACGTGGTCGCAAACCAGGGCCCGCACCGCCAGCATGGGTTTGTCGTATTGCTTGTGCAGGGCCGAAAGCACCAACGCGGCGTACAGGATTTGGGCGCAGATCAGGGCCACCAGACCGCCAATCAGGAACGGCAGCCGGCTTGGTCCACCCGCTGACGGAACGGAAGTAACGGCCGGGGCTTGAGTGGTCATTGGTCGATGTCGGGGATTTGTTGGTGAATTTCATCAACGGCGGCCAGGATCTCGAAGGGTGGGTTCCAGCCGATGAGCATGGCCATTTTCAGGTTGATGGCCAATCCCAGGGGGCCTTCGAAAACCTGGCTGACGTCGCGCGGTTTGGTGCCGTCCAGAACCTCGGCCACGGCCTTGGCCTCGAACATGCCCACGTCGTCGAAGTCCGTCTGGGCGAGGCTCATGAGCACGCCCAGCTTGGTTTCGCCGGGGCCGCTCTGGGAAAAGGACGGGATGCCGGCCGCGATGATCGGTTTCAGCAATTCCTTGATGCGGTTGCCCTGCATGCCCGTGTTGACGGTCAGATAGATGGCGTCGCAGCGGGTGGACAGGCTTTCCACGCAGGCACGCAGATTTTTGAAGGATTGGTCCAGATCGGGGAGATTCAGGGCCGTGGTGCAGGTCACGAGTTCGATGCCCAGCTCCCGGGCCGCCTTTTCCACGGCCGGCATGCCGCTGGAACTGCGGGCGTCGGGTGTGTCCTCGTAGACGACGCCCATGCGTTTGAACTTGAAGACGTCATGGAAGATGGCCACCTGGCGTTCATAGCGGCCCGGTTCAAGCTGGGCGTGGACGTGATCCCGGCCGGAATCCTCGACCGAGGCCACGATGCCCGCGTCCACGGCGTCGGTCACGGACATGGAAAAGGTGGGCACGTGGTGTTCGTCCGTGGCCATGTCCTGTCCGGCCCAGGTCCCGAAAGCGAAAATCATGTCCACGTCATTTTTTTCGCGGATGCGGCGCAAAATGGCCGCTTTATTGGCCGCGCGCGCCGTCTCGTCCCAGTTGGCGCTGTAGTACCCGTCGGGCAAGAATTCCAGACGGTCGCCGCCGGCGTTGGCGCACAGCCAGGCCCACATTTCCTGGGTGCTTTCCGAATGGGCCGGCACGGGAACGTTGCCGTCGGCGATCAGTCCCAGCTTGGCCAGACCGCGTACCGTGCCGGCGAAAATCTGCTGATAGTCGGTATAGGGCCCGCCCTCGACATAGATGATTCGCCATTTTTTGCGTGGCGTGTCCGTGTCGGCCGACGCTGGCCATGATCCACAGACCGTCAGGACCAGGAGAAACGTGACCAGGAACCGGACCGTGGTCCGAGACCATTCAGGATTATTCGTGGCGCGTGGCAAAGGCATGTTTGATCCTTGGAAAAATCGCGGTTCGTGTCGTTTGCCGAAAATGTCCG is a window of Deltaproteobacteria bacterium DNA encoding:
- a CDS encoding EscS/YscS/HrcS family type III secretion system export apparatus protein, which translates into the protein MEATAMNYTVQALYLVLMLSLPPIVVASVVGIIFSLIQAITQLQEQTLSFGVKLIAVIVTLFVMGGWLCGEILRYSKEIFDNFYLL
- a CDS encoding EscT/YscT/HrcT family type III secretion system export apparatus protein, which gives rise to MNLEAFFQELHVMDHLLAVLLGMPRLFMIMQTVPFLGGQIVTGQIRVAVAFACYLFLHPLVVDQIDAPQVLSAAVAGRLALIVFKESLLGFFMGFLAGMLFWAVQCAGFFIDNQRGASMASGADPLSGEETSPLGSLLFQCAVFVFFSGGAFLAFVTLVFSSYELWPVAELLPVGVFAGTTDIPLFFAGRVAWLMTTMILLSAPIVAACLLTDMSLGLINRFAAQLNVYILGMPIKSALAALLLFLSFGLLLIQIGGLFDTIDHDLTILGRLLHE
- a CDS encoding EscU/YscU/HrcU family type III secretion system export apparatus switch protein, which gives rise to MSEKTEQPTPKRLREAREKGDVCKSQDVPAALSVLAIAVYLVAMSESIYETLATMTETPMILMSQPFAQALPQAADVMVACFMKLVLPVLALVMATSIASNMAQVGVLFAFKSAMPKLENVSPSKWFQKVFSIKNAVEFLKNVLKVVVLSWVVWKVMSAHLGTLFRIPDGNIGHLWTVLGEAMRDLLYAAAGAFCVIAAVDYLFQRWQYTKQHMMSKDEVKREYKEMEGDPMIKGKRKQLHQELLAQNSLGNVRKAKVLVTNPTHYAVALDYDKDKTPLPVILAKGEGLLAQRMMEVAREEGIPIMRNAPLARGLFDHGTENAYIPKDLIGPVAEVLRWVQTLKRD
- a CDS encoding sigma-54-dependent Fis family transcriptional regulator encodes the protein MKRQAHGADVAPTEFLTTLIDLCDDLAWGRPASEDKLYALTRPDAGPEEFVRLAEAFGMMLVKVAGREFHREELIAQLKTRNAELEEARALLARRNEHLMQTVQDTYQARRIIGNCEAMRRVVNLVLSIARRPINTVILGPTGSGKEVVAKMMHYNSPRREGPFVAVNCTAIPENLFESEMFGIEKGAATGVGFKRGLVEEASGGTLFLDEIGDMSLPHQAKLLRVLEEGEVQRVGRNKPLPVDIKIVAATNVGLEEAVRDGRFRSDLYYRVNVAEVRLPPLRERGEDILLLAQHFLERHCQHMGRPRLTITERARAALMRHDWPGNVRELNNEMERAASLTISDRVDAEDLSPRVLDGSKRGGGLPVPLHCSDAGASVSPSMTLAPAGEDAVFNLQRVERDVVVAALERCAGNKTKASELLGITREGLRKKLLRLGMAE
- a CDS encoding HAMP domain-containing protein, which encodes MIISLRTKLFSLVVTAIALTAVPIILLTNHELRDMSLKRERESFGNIVVLVEDTIGSRYLSMLTNNILGVLQLKNQLRQMASLVRTTWLDMASLPDGTGRRIIGGWTQPLLSFGMHLDLFKTSGGHVLGSPLIRQLAVDPGRTDLKGRPIRTMLDSRRLPPEGMFAVFDLVQDLTDSQEQHLGPLLVFFLPIPERGTVVALASRLTNMVQAAAMAEESIIQGTQEKLDTLQVHENGFVALVSGDGRTLAHKGHALGREPGFIPREGLEQARAKGFVDFVRDNDGSGSSTVFRIAYFKALDWYIVASVPREAMEAPARNLMRRMAGLAVISAALSLLGMLAVTIRVVKPLRTLTRQAKALAGVDLALAGGVTESPLLALARELPSGQRDEVGTLATAFGDMGRALDQNIRSLMETTTAKERMEGELNAARDIQMGILPAPGAPTHPGCLVASFLEPAKEVGGDLFDFFQAADGRQALVIGDVSDKGVPAALFMSMTVTLVRYALAQTSDPAEAMTRINDRLSENNPGCMFVTLFIGLFDPATGELEYANGGHCQPLAVNRAGDVRVLEGMSGPVVGAMSGLPYAPHRMVLAPDETCLLYSDGVSEAMDEQHRLFGEERIGDLLAAHPGVSPQGILELLRAAIVQHRGTAPQSDDITMLCFGRNPRA
- a CDS encoding ATP-binding protein, coding for METLLDDPFLRPLWSKLGHLPPLLRAWDGLTLGDIATRFMAPAGARVSKALLDRAESMVAPVLGDAAADALTQRLTRSPSVLSANYHAVECFPEMVQAIHFFALGDLLAPRCPTNPTPPVVPILSCSSVSLQSQTYPRGLMLARQDATTGAPLRLPFFPSALQDVMTGHAPALDPDGLGAMRAQWAHGRWQALTPWERDAVDEIMDKHVLRRDILDLPTFGAQVTRANASLCAARYAQASRPLVIYLEMEHLVSGLLDRDLDRTDSVMHRVVFDPEIRSRVLEGLAGVRGCWKTEAVNGLALGRTGRAGTIFFWLADQQGRRCPLRLGQGPGSEVCLEYKNIRIPLRPDALRSALAGGRIVPSLFTSYASLTLDHGLRCFGGIFLADYLPAMIRGVLAVMNGQDKAALAIHNPLAALPLGVRIESESGLFPAGTVELTAAGGLDRDHLLQLSRLTLADVLPLSLSSWYRDYVPAASRPVGWATELDRVAARWRGVIVRPR
- a CDS encoding MFS transporter, which translates into the protein MTTQAPAVTSVPSAGGPSRLPFLIGGLVALICAQILYAALVLSALHKQYDKPMLAVRALVCDHVANRLGRMTRMGKAPERIAHLDQLLAAYADTETDALLVLRADGTVLDGWGWPKGVTFPMPMQPRLLREGIHEFSQDGSLWLARPLLDRDGHTVGRVLLGLNDDKRSEQAWRVLRDNVRLLGAITTGACLLLVALGLTARRGKDRSSTALSEKRVYVALILPLLASQLLFSAAMLKPLRVMNETHLDAVAHQLGRHVAGEMEHLLNLGLDLEKIPPATEYLAGLQRFLPESLGVAILDAKGQRLHAADAAGPIETSRWAPLEQASLTTDIPFGVGDIQAGSVRVLMSPLAVSANIRAITLDTLTMTVVAILFLVELTNLLILREKRRANQRLQPMAASAGFMRPVIFACMFAIDMSLSFVPLRLGELNPFLFGLPHDVIMGLPVSFEMFMVGLAIMAGGFWSERAGWRPLLVTGTVLVALGNLGSGMSTDALPYIASRGVAGAGYGLLNLAAQVFVLANSRPDQRAGNLAAVFAGLFAGALCGSASGGLIADRLGYAGAFLVAAALMTLTGLVLWRILPPQQTPAPTSARPSLPSLGETMSFIFDRRMAALLFLNIIPGAFVTVCLFQFFLPVSLNMGGASPADIGRVTMIFPLVIVYLGPLFGRLVDKSQRKDLLLALAGVIAAAGVAVLLILDGIPAAIAAVTLLGIANAILSNAQGAHALELPATTRFGAGRAMGIYNVVERLGQVLGPITLGLIIAIQGRDAGLAVMATGMAATSLILALLGQGRRGN
- a CDS encoding ABC transporter substrate-binding protein, producing the protein MPLPRATNNPEWSRTTVRFLVTFLLVLTVCGSWPASADTDTPRKKWRIIYVEGGPYTDYQQIFAGTVRGLAKLGLIADGNVPVPAHSESTQEMWAWLCANAGGDRLEFLPDGYYSANWDETARAANKAAILRRIREKNDVDMIFAFGTWAGQDMATDEHHVPTFSMSVTDAVDAGIVASVEDSGRDHVHAQLEPGRYERQVAIFHDVFKFKRMGVVYEDTPDARSSSGMPAVEKAARELGIELVTCTTALNLPDLDQSFKNLRACVESLSTRCDAIYLTVNTGMQGNRIKELLKPIIAAGIPSFSQSGPGETKLGVLMSLAQTDFDDVGMFEAKAVAEVLDGTKPRDVSQVFEGPLGLAINLKMAMLIGWNPPFEILAAVDEIHQQIPDIDQ